One segment of Toxoplasma gondii ME49 chromosome VI, whole genome shotgun sequence DNA contains the following:
- a CDS encoding ribosome biogenesis protein NSA2, putative (encoded by transcript TGME49_242800), giving the protein MPQNEYIELHQKRFGRRLDHHERQRKKAAREPHKLSKQARRLRGIKSKLFNKKRYVEKATMKKTLKHFEEKDAKSAEPEQAPDGAVPAYLLDREAVKRTKVLSNMVKQKRKEKAGKWQVPLPKVKAMTEDEMFKVLRSGKRRKKAWKRVVNKVCFVGEDFTRKPPKFERYIRPTGLRFKKAHVTHPELKTTFHLDIVGVKKNPQSHLYTSLGVITKGTIIEVNVSELGLVTQTGKVVWAKYAQVTNNPELDGCINAVLLV; this is encoded by the exons ATGCCGCAGAACGAGTACATTGAGCTTCACCAAAAGCGCTTTGGACGACGTCTCGATCACCATGAGAGGCA aCGCAAGAAGGCGGCGCGCGAGCCGCACAAGCTGTCCAAGCAGGCGCGTCGCCTCCGCGGCATCAAGTCCAAACTGTTCAACAAGAAACGCTacgtggagaaggcgacgatgaagaagactTTGAAGCACtttgaggagaaagacgcaaagAGCGCGGAGCCGGAGCAGGCCCCAGACGGCGCCGTCCCCGCGTATCTCCTCGATCGTGAGGCGGTCAAACGCACCAAAGTCCTCAGCAACATGGTCAAGcaaaaacgcaaagagaaggcgggCAAATGGCAAGTGCCTCTGCCCAAGGTAAAGGCCATGACTGAGGACGAAATGTTCAAGGTCCTTCGCAGCGGCAAACGCAGAA agaaggcgtGGAAGCGCGTAGTGAACAAGGTCTGCTTTGTCGGCGAGGATTTTACGCGGAAGCCTCCCAAGTTCGAGCGGTACATCCGGCCGACCGGCCTGCGCTTCAAGAAGGCGCATGTGACGCATCCTGAGCTGAAAACGACTTTCCACCTCGACATTGTCGGCGTCAAGAAGAATCCGCAGTCGCACCTCTACACTTCGCTCGGCGTCATCACCAAGG GAACGATCATCGAAGTGAACGTCAGCGAGTTAGGCCTTGTGACCCAAACTGGCAAAGTCGTCTGGG caAAGTACGCGCAGGTGACGAACAACCCCGAGCTTGATGGATGCATCAACGCTGTTCTCCTCGTTTAG